From Humibacter ginsenosidimutans, a single genomic window includes:
- a CDS encoding beta-ketoacyl-ACP synthase III, which translates to MTAPRLKQATGPQYTRILSYGAARGSVAVPNDDLIGPINSSDEWIRQRTGIITRARAPHDVLALDLATDAAREAVEKSGVAPSDIDLVLIATISNVRQTPSMSAVVAERVGANPAAAYDLNAACAGYTYAIAQADALIRAGAAHYALVIGAEKLSDVVDPTDRSISFLLGDGAGAAVVGPSDEPGIAPTVWGSDGSKADTVGMDHTLVEFRDGEASWPTLRQDGPSVFRWAVWEMVKVAKQAIDVAGITPDDLSAFIPHQANMRIVDELAKQLKLPETVTIARDIETTGNTSAASIPLATHRLLVEHPELSGTLALQIGFGAGLVFGAQVVVLP; encoded by the coding sequence ATGACCGCACCACGGTTGAAGCAGGCGACGGGCCCCCAGTACACGCGCATCCTGTCGTACGGCGCCGCACGCGGCAGCGTGGCCGTGCCCAATGACGACCTCATCGGACCGATCAACTCCTCCGACGAGTGGATCCGCCAGCGCACCGGCATCATCACCCGTGCGCGGGCACCGCACGATGTTCTTGCGCTCGATCTCGCCACGGACGCCGCGCGCGAAGCAGTGGAGAAATCGGGCGTCGCGCCCTCGGACATCGATCTCGTGCTCATCGCCACGATCAGCAATGTGCGCCAGACACCGTCGATGTCCGCTGTCGTGGCGGAGCGAGTCGGAGCGAATCCCGCCGCGGCCTACGACCTCAACGCGGCCTGTGCGGGGTACACGTACGCGATCGCGCAAGCGGATGCCCTCATCCGGGCTGGCGCAGCCCACTACGCCCTAGTGATCGGCGCTGAGAAGCTCTCCGACGTCGTCGACCCGACCGACCGCAGCATCTCGTTCCTGTTGGGCGACGGCGCGGGCGCGGCGGTCGTCGGTCCGAGCGACGAGCCCGGTATCGCGCCGACCGTCTGGGGTTCGGACGGATCGAAGGCCGACACCGTGGGCATGGACCACACGCTCGTCGAGTTCCGCGATGGCGAGGCATCCTGGCCGACCCTGCGCCAGGACGGCCCTTCGGTCTTCCGCTGGGCCGTCTGGGAGATGGTCAAGGTCGCCAAGCAGGCGATCGACGTGGCGGGCATCACGCCCGACGACCTCTCGGCCTTCATCCCGCACCAGGCCAACATGCGCATCGTCGACGAGCTCGCGAAGCAGCTCAAGCTGCCGGAGACCGTCACCATCGCCCGAGACATCGAGACGACCGGGAACACCTCTGCCGCCTCTATCCCGCTCGCGACCCACCGGTTGCTCGTCGAGCATCCCGAGCTGAGCGGCACGCTCGCCCTTCAGATCGGCTTCGGCGCCGGCCTCGTCTTCGGGGCGCAGGTCGTCGTACTGCCCTGA
- a CDS encoding DUF3145 domain-containing protein: MASIQARGVLYVHSSPRALCPHVEWSAGRALQRPVNFQWQEQPVLPGARRAEFYWEGERGTAARIASSLLGWQHLRFEVTEDAGLGTDGGRWIHTPSLGIFHAQTDTSGNMVVPEDRVRYAMEVAGANASELERELKLALGQAWDDELEPFRHASDDAPVIWLHKVG; this comes from the coding sequence ATGGCGTCAATACAGGCTCGAGGAGTGCTCTACGTGCACTCCTCTCCTCGTGCGCTCTGCCCCCATGTCGAATGGTCGGCCGGGCGTGCTCTGCAGCGTCCCGTCAACTTCCAGTGGCAGGAGCAGCCCGTGCTGCCCGGCGCCCGCCGGGCGGAGTTCTACTGGGAGGGCGAACGGGGCACGGCGGCGCGCATCGCCTCCTCGCTCCTGGGTTGGCAGCACCTCCGGTTCGAGGTCACAGAGGATGCCGGCCTCGGCACGGACGGAGGCCGCTGGATCCACACGCCGTCGCTCGGAATCTTCCACGCCCAGACGGACACGTCGGGCAACATGGTCGTCCCCGAAGACAGGGTGCGTTACGCGATGGAGGTCGCAGGAGCGAACGCGTCGGAACTCGAGCGGGAGCTGAAACTCGCGCTCGGACAGGCATGGGACGACGAGCTCGAGCCGTTTCGGCACGCGAGCGACGACGCACCGGTCATCTGGCTGCACAAGGTCGGATGA
- a CDS encoding RNA polymerase sigma factor, translating into MTDEVQRPGTGTQAVVSEDVARSIETVWRLEAAKVVATLTRMVGDLGRAEDLAQDALVEAMQSWPRTGIPRNPAAWLTSVGKRRAIDAWRRDERAAEKYALIAAADTGTEDRPEPDEERIDDDLLRLVFICCHPVLPQPSRVALALRVLCGLSTEEIARAYLVPPATIGQRITRAKRSLAAAGVPFEVPERAEFDERLASVLEVVYLVFNEGYAATAGDEWMRPVLAEDAMRLGRVLAELVPDRAEAHALVALMELHASRFAARRGPDGAAVPLAAQDRSRWDRLLIAHGLEALRRADALGGERGPYALQAAIAACHVRALTVEDTDWEQIAALYDALSERMPSPVVELNRAVAVGMAYGPEAGLEALEPLRSVKEMKGYALLPAVRGDLLERMGLLAEAREQFLAAASLTANERERDELVRRAAGADPLGGGRAS; encoded by the coding sequence ATGACAGACGAGGTGCAGCGGCCGGGGACCGGCACGCAAGCCGTCGTGAGTGAGGACGTCGCACGATCGATTGAGACGGTGTGGCGGCTCGAAGCCGCGAAGGTCGTCGCGACTCTCACCAGGATGGTCGGCGACCTGGGGCGTGCGGAAGACCTCGCACAGGACGCCCTGGTCGAGGCCATGCAGTCGTGGCCGCGCACGGGCATCCCGCGCAATCCTGCGGCATGGCTGACCTCGGTGGGCAAACGTCGTGCCATCGACGCGTGGCGCAGGGACGAGCGCGCCGCTGAGAAGTACGCGCTGATCGCCGCGGCCGATACCGGGACCGAGGACCGACCTGAACCCGACGAGGAGCGCATCGACGACGATCTGCTGCGACTGGTGTTCATCTGCTGTCACCCGGTCTTGCCGCAGCCGTCGCGCGTCGCCCTTGCGCTGCGCGTCTTGTGCGGGCTCTCCACGGAGGAGATCGCTCGTGCCTATCTGGTTCCTCCTGCCACGATCGGGCAGCGGATCACCAGAGCCAAACGCTCCCTGGCCGCCGCCGGAGTGCCGTTCGAGGTGCCGGAGCGCGCCGAGTTCGACGAGCGGCTCGCCTCCGTGCTGGAAGTGGTCTACCTGGTCTTCAACGAGGGCTACGCGGCGACGGCGGGCGACGAGTGGATGCGTCCGGTGCTGGCCGAGGACGCGATGCGGCTCGGCCGTGTGCTCGCGGAGCTGGTGCCGGATCGTGCAGAGGCGCACGCCCTCGTCGCACTGATGGAGTTGCACGCCTCACGGTTCGCCGCCAGACGCGGACCCGACGGCGCCGCCGTGCCGCTCGCCGCCCAGGATCGCTCGCGGTGGGACCGGCTGCTCATCGCGCACGGCCTCGAGGCGCTGCGGCGAGCCGACGCGCTCGGCGGAGAGCGCGGTCCCTACGCGCTGCAGGCCGCCATCGCCGCCTGCCACGTGCGCGCCCTGACCGTCGAGGACACCGACTGGGAGCAGATCGCCGCGCTGTACGACGCGCTGAGCGAACGGATGCCTTCCCCCGTCGTCGAGCTGAACCGCGCGGTCGCCGTGGGCATGGCCTATGGGCCGGAGGCCGGGCTCGAGGCGCTGGAGCCCTTGCGGTCCGTCAAGGAAATGAAGGGATATGCCCTGCTGCCGGCCGTGCGCGGTGACCTGCTGGAGCGCATGGGCCTGCTGGCGGAAGCACGCGAGCAGTTCCTTGCTGCGGCATCCCTCACCGCCAACGAACGGGAGCGAGACGAACTGGTGCGGCGGG
- a CDS encoding beta-ketoacyl-[acyl-carrier-protein] synthase family protein — protein sequence MSKKIVITGIGASTPIGGTAVDSWNALMAGESGTHTLTHEWVATYELPVKFAAEAKVRPEEVLERPVAKRLDPVSQFALVSALEAWADAGSPEVDPDRLGVDFATGIGGMWTLLDAWDTLRERGPRRVMPLTVPMLMPNAPAAAISMHFHARAFARTVASACASSTESLANAYDHLQAGLADVVIAGGSESAVHPITMAAFASAQAMSKRNDDPEHASRPYSIDRDGFVMGEGAASLVLETEEHALARGARIYAELAGGGVTADAYHITANDPEGKGAMRALTAALAQAGATPDEVTHINAHATSTPVGDIAEYVALRNVFGDRVDSIPVSATKASTGHLLGGTGALEALFTVLAIRNRVAPPTINITTQDPEIPLSVSGEAQPLPEGPQLAVSNSFGFGGHNAVVAIRSVD from the coding sequence ATGAGCAAGAAGATCGTCATCACCGGCATCGGAGCCAGCACGCCCATCGGCGGCACCGCAGTCGACAGCTGGAACGCTCTCATGGCCGGCGAATCCGGAACGCACACCCTCACGCACGAGTGGGTGGCCACGTACGAGCTGCCCGTGAAGTTCGCGGCCGAGGCGAAGGTGCGCCCGGAGGAGGTGCTCGAACGCCCCGTCGCGAAGAGGCTCGACCCCGTGTCGCAGTTCGCCCTCGTCTCGGCGCTGGAGGCGTGGGCGGACGCCGGCTCGCCCGAAGTCGACCCCGACCGGCTCGGCGTCGACTTCGCGACCGGCATCGGCGGCATGTGGACGCTGCTGGATGCCTGGGACACGCTGCGCGAGCGCGGCCCGCGCCGCGTCATGCCGCTGACGGTGCCGATGCTCATGCCCAATGCACCCGCCGCGGCCATCTCGATGCACTTCCACGCCCGCGCCTTCGCGCGCACCGTGGCATCCGCCTGCGCATCGAGCACGGAATCGCTCGCGAACGCCTACGACCACCTGCAGGCCGGCCTCGCCGACGTCGTGATCGCCGGCGGCTCCGAGTCGGCAGTGCACCCCATCACCATGGCGGCATTCGCGTCGGCACAGGCCATGTCGAAGCGCAACGACGACCCGGAGCACGCGTCCCGGCCCTACAGCATCGACCGCGACGGATTCGTCATGGGCGAGGGCGCCGCCAGCCTGGTGCTGGAGACCGAAGAGCACGCCCTCGCGCGCGGCGCCCGCATCTACGCGGAACTGGCCGGCGGCGGCGTGACGGCCGATGCGTACCACATCACCGCGAACGACCCAGAGGGCAAGGGCGCCATGCGCGCCCTCACGGCCGCGCTCGCGCAGGCGGGGGCGACTCCCGACGAGGTCACTCACATCAACGCGCACGCGACGAGCACCCCGGTGGGCGACATCGCCGAGTACGTCGCGTTGCGCAACGTCTTCGGCGATCGGGTGGACTCGATCCCGGTGTCGGCGACGAAGGCCTCCACCGGTCACCTGCTGGGCGGGACCGGCGCCCTCGAGGCGCTGTTCACCGTGCTCGCGATCCGCAACCGCGTCGCTCCCCCGACGATCAACATCACGACGCAGGATCCGGAGATTCCGTTGTCGGTGTCGGGTGAGGCCCAGCCGTTGCCCGAAGGACCGCAACTGGCCGTGTCGAACTCGTTCGGGTTCGGCGGACACAATGCCGTCGTCGCGATCCGCAGCGTCGACTGA
- a CDS encoding ACP S-malonyltransferase gives MIVVACPGQGSQTPGFLAPWLANDESRALVERFSDASGVDLTLHGTESDAETIRDTAIAQPLIVAASLIALHALRAAAPDSVIGGIAGHSVGEAAAAAGAGILSEDDALRFVRSRALLMADAAAATPTGMSAVLGGDQDAVVEYITGFGLEPANYNGGGQIVVAGALDALARLSEEPLRGTRVVPLQVAGAFHTHYMQPARDALAGAVADFSVADPKLTIWTNRDGSIVDSGASYLGLMVGQVASPVRWDLCMASFETAGITGLIELTPGGALTGLAKRGLKGVPAVAIKTPDDIPAAVELLTASAESEA, from the coding sequence GTGATTGTCGTCGCCTGCCCGGGACAGGGCTCGCAAACCCCCGGTTTCCTCGCGCCCTGGCTCGCGAATGATGAGTCGCGTGCGCTTGTCGAGCGCTTCTCCGACGCGTCGGGCGTCGACCTGACGCTGCACGGCACGGAGTCGGATGCCGAGACCATCCGCGACACCGCGATCGCCCAGCCGCTGATCGTCGCCGCCAGCCTGATCGCCCTGCACGCGCTCCGTGCAGCGGCGCCCGACTCCGTCATCGGCGGGATCGCAGGGCACTCGGTGGGCGAAGCCGCCGCGGCCGCCGGCGCGGGCATCCTCTCCGAAGACGACGCGTTGCGCTTCGTGCGGTCTCGTGCGTTGTTGATGGCGGACGCGGCGGCGGCGACGCCGACCGGCATGAGCGCCGTGCTCGGCGGAGACCAGGATGCCGTCGTCGAGTACATCACAGGGTTCGGACTCGAGCCCGCCAACTACAACGGTGGCGGACAGATCGTGGTCGCCGGGGCGCTGGATGCCCTCGCCCGGCTCTCCGAGGAACCTCTGCGCGGAACGCGCGTCGTGCCGCTCCAGGTGGCAGGCGCGTTCCACACGCACTACATGCAGCCTGCCAGGGACGCCCTTGCCGGTGCCGTCGCGGACTTCTCCGTCGCCGACCCGAAGCTGACCATCTGGACCAACCGCGACGGTTCGATCGTCGATTCGGGAGCGTCCTACCTCGGCTTGATGGTGGGCCAGGTGGCCTCGCCGGTGCGCTGGGACCTCTGCATGGCATCCTTCGAGACGGCCGGCATCACGGGGCTCATCGAGCTGACCCCCGGCGGAGCGTTGACCGGACTCGCCAAGCGCGGTCTCAAGGGCGTTCCCGCCGTCGCGATCAAGACCCCCGACGACATTCCGGCCGCAGTCGAGCTGCTGACCGCGAGTGCAGAAAGCGAAGCGTGA
- a CDS encoding acyl carrier protein, which produces MALSREEVLAGLAELINDETGIATDTVEYEKSFTDDLDIDSISMMTIVVNAEDKFDVKIPDEEVKNLKTVGDAVDFIVNAQA; this is translated from the coding sequence ATGGCACTTTCCCGTGAAGAAGTCCTGGCCGGCCTGGCCGAGCTCATCAACGACGAGACGGGCATCGCGACCGACACTGTCGAGTACGAGAAGTCCTTCACAGACGACCTCGACATCGACTCGATCTCGATGATGACCATCGTCGTGAACGCCGAGGACAAGTTCGACGTGAAGATCCCCGACGAGGAGGTCAAGAACCTCAAGACCGTCGGCGACGCCGTCGACTTCATCGTCAACGCTCAGGCGTGA
- a CDS encoding YciI family protein, whose translation MKYMLLLRASGCRALDPGTREERRMAMAAFSEHLVRAGVMLADGAVAAHDTEARVWFDGDDRSVVAAGDDDIDEDALRGFWILQVDSQREALEWARRIPATDGCAQLHRILDAGGEPAT comes from the coding sequence ATGAAGTACATGCTGTTACTGCGGGCATCCGGATGCCGCGCACTCGACCCAGGTACGCGAGAGGAACGGCGCATGGCGATGGCGGCCTTCAGCGAACACCTCGTGCGCGCGGGTGTGATGCTGGCAGACGGGGCGGTCGCCGCCCACGACACGGAGGCGCGCGTGTGGTTCGACGGGGACGACAGAAGCGTCGTCGCCGCAGGCGACGACGACATCGACGAGGATGCATTGCGCGGATTCTGGATTCTGCAGGTCGACTCGCAGAGGGAGGCGCTCGAGTGGGCGAGGCGCATTCCGGCGACGGACGGGTGCGCGCAGCTTCACCGCATCCTGGACGCCGGAGGGGAGCCCGCGACATGA